The sequence GCTGTAACTGCATGAATACTTTGCCACGTCATCCCCTGACTTTTCATTGCCTTTGCAACTGTAGCTACACCTGCAGCCATACCCTTGGCCATACCTGCAGCTTCGCCCTCATCAAATTTTTGATCCATAGAAGCTTTATAAGTGCGGGCATATTTATCTTTTTGATCATAGGTTAAAAGCTCAATATCGCTCCAAGAAAAACGGTTGAGCTCTTCAT comes from Chlamydiales bacterium and encodes:
- a CDS encoding PD-(D/E)XK nuclease family transposase, translating into ELPKFHKTIDELLTMLDKWVYFFKYAEDTSEKEVFRLGINDPIIERAYEELNRFSWSDIELLTYDQKDKYARTYKASMDQKFDEGEAAGMAKGMAAGVATVAKAMKSQGMTWQSIHAVTALSQADIESL